Below is a window of Coriobacterium glomerans PW2 DNA.
GGGCAATCACTCCCTTCTCTACAGAGTCTCGGGTGCAAGCGAGACGATCTTCATGTACTTGCGATCGCGAAGCTCGCGCGCGACGGGCCCGAAGATGCGGGTACCGACGGGCGAGCCGTCGCTGTTGATGACGACGGCGGCATTGTCATCGAAGCGGATGTATGATCCGTCCCTGCGACGAACCTCCTTCACCGTGCGAACGATGACGCACTTGACGACATCTTTCTTCTTGACGGTCGCACCGGGCGTCGCCTCTTGGACAGCTGCGACGACCACATCGCCGACTCCGGCGTAACGGCGCTTCGATCCGCCGAGCACCTTGATGCAGCGAACCTTGCGCGCGCCGGAGTTGTCAGCGACGTTGAGCATCGTTTGCATTTGAATCATGGTAGTTCCTCCGAACCTCAGCTGACGGGAGGTGCGACCGGGGAGATGCGAACGCGAATCCCCTGACCTCGCACGTCGTCAGCACATGTTACGTCTTGGCAGCTTACTTCGCCCGCTCGACGATCTCGACTAAGCGCCAGCGCTTCATCTTGGACAGCGGTCTGGTCTCCATGATGCGAACGGAATCGCCCACGGCGGCCGCGCACTCCTCATCGTGCGCATGGAGCTTCGAGGTCCTGGTCATCATCTTGCCGTACTTGGGATGACGCTTGTGCTCAGCGATCTGGACAACGATGCTCTTGTTGCCAGAAATTGAGGTGACGACACCCGTGCGGACTTTACGCTGGTTACGCGTATCGCTCATGTTCTGCTCCTGCGATCTACTTGGCCGCAGCGGATTTCTCCGCTGCGATTTGGCGGGCGCGCTGCTCGGTCAGAACACGCGCGATATCCTTCTTGACGGTTTTGACCCGAGCTGTGTTGTCCAGCTGGCTCGTGGCCATCTGGAAACGAAGGTTGAAGAGCTCGGCACGACCCTCTTTCAGCTTTTCTGCCAGCTGGGTGTCCGAGAACTCACGAATCTCTGCGGGCTTCATCTACTTGTCCTCCCCGTTCTCCTGATCAGCGCGGGTCACGATCTTGGTCTTGATGGGAAGCTTGTGCTGAGCCAGACGAAGCGCCTCGCGCGCGACCTCTTCGCTCACCCCGGCTATCTCGAACATGATGCGACCGGGCTTCACAACGGCCACCCACTCCTCGGGATTTCCCTTTCCCTTGCCCATGCGCGTCTCCGCGGGTTTCTTGGACACGGGCTTGTCCGGGAAGATCGTGATGTAGACGCGTCCTCCGCGCTTCATGTAGCGTGTCATCGCGATACGCGCGGCCTCGATCTGGCGGTTGGTGATCCAGTGGGCCTCGAGAGCTCGAATGCCGAACTCACCGAAGTACAGCTGGGTGTTGCCCTTGGCCTGACCCTTCATGGAGCCGCGCTGCACCTTGCGATGCAGAACACGTTTGGGAGCAAGCACTGCTAACCCCTCCTTTCCGAATTACGGCGTCGAGGCGAGCGCGACGGGCGCGACGGACCCTCGAGCGCCGGGTTCGGCGTGGGCTGACCGGGCATGCGCTCACCCAGGAAGATCCAGACCTTCACGCCGCACGAACCCATCGTGGTGTGGGCGGTGGCGGTACCGTAATCGATCTTGGCGCGCAGCGTGTGCAGCGGAACGCGTCCCTCGCGGTACCACTCGCGACGACCCATCTCGGAGCCGCCGAGGCGACCGGAGCACTGGATGCGAATGCCCTTGGCACCCGCCTTGCTCGCGGACTGGACCGCCTTGCGCATGGCGCGACGGAATGCGACGCGGCCCTCGAGTTGCTCGGCGATGGACTGGGCAACGAGCTTCGCATCGATCTCGGGACGCCTGATCTCGATGACATCGATTGACAGATTGCCCTTCGAGACTCCCGCGACGCGCTCGAGCTCGGTGCGCAGCGCATCGATCTCAGCGCCCTTCTTTCCGATGACGATACCGGGGCGGCCGCTCAAGATGATGATCTTCACCTTGTCGCCGGCGCGCTCGATCTCCACGCGCGACACGGCGGCGCGGGTGAGGCGCTTCGTGAGGTAGCGGCGGATCTCAAGATCATTGCCAATGGATGCGGCGTAATCCTTTTCGGCGAACCAACGGGAGCGCCAATTCTCGGTGATGCCGAGACGAAACCCTGTGGGGTAGACTTTCTGACCCATACTTCGCTTACGCCTCCTTTCGAGGAGCGACGACGACGGTGATGTGGCTCATGCGCTTCAGAATGCGTGAAGCGGAGCCCTTGGCGCGGGGACGGATGCGCTTGAGCGTCGGTCCCTGGTCGACATAGGCGCTGACGATCACGAGATCGTCGGCACGCATGCCATTGTTGTTCTCCGCGTTGGCGACAGCGGAGCGAAGGACCTTCTCGACGTCCACGGCGGCGGCCCGCTCGCAGAAGCGAAGGATGTCCAAGGCCTCGGGCACGGGCTTGCGACGAATCAGATCGATCACGAGCCGGGCCTTGCCGGCGGAGACGCGCACGTACTTCGCGACAGCGCGAACCTCGCGGGTCTCGGTATCTGTTGACTTGGTTGGCATGTACGAGGACCCCCCTATTTGGCCTTGTGGCTGCGGAACGTGCGCGTCGGCGAGAATTCGCCGAGCTTGTGTCCGACCATCGACTCGGTGATGTAGACGGGAACGTGCTTGCGGCCGTCGTGAACGGCGATCGTGTGGCCGACCATCTCCGGGAAGATGGTGGAAGCGCGAGACCAGGTCTTGACGACTTCCTTCTTCCCAGCCTCATTCATCGCGGTGATACGCGAGAGGAGGCGAGTCTCCACGAACGGTCCTTTCTTGAGACTTCTGCTCATAGGTGCTAACTCCTAAGACTCGGTATCCGAAACTACTTCTTGCGGCGGCGAATGATGAGGCTGTTCGAAACCTTCTTCTTCTTTCGCGTGCGGTAGCCCTTGGACGGTTTGCCCCACGGCGTCACAGAGGGGCGTCCGGAGGTGTGGTTCTTGCCCTCGCCGCCGCCGTGCGGGTGATCGACGGGGTTCATGACGGTGCCGCGCACGGTCGGACGAACGTTCATGTGCCGCTTGCGCCCGGCCTTGCCGATGACGATATTGGAGTGATCGGCGTTGCCGACCTCGCCGATCGTGGCGCGGCACGTGGCGAGCACGCGCCTCATCTCAGAGGAGGGCATGCGCAAGATGGCATACTTGCCCTCCTTGCCCATCAGCTGACAGGCGGTGCCGGCGGAGCGGGCGATCGCTGCGCCCTTGCCCGGACGGAACTCGATCGCATGGATGAGCGTGCCGACGGGGATATCGGACAGAGGCAAGGCGTTGCCCGGCTTGATGTCGACGTCGGTGCCGGAAAGCACGATGTCATCAACCGAGAGACCCTTCGGTGCCAAGATGTAGCGCTTCTCGCCATCTCGATAGTGGAGCAACGCGATGCGCGCGGATCGGTTCGGATCGTACTCGATCGTGGCGACCCTGGCCGGGACACCGTCCTTGTTGCGCTTGAAGTCGATGACACGGTAGCGACGTTTCACGCCGCCACCCTGATGGCGCACCGTGATGCGTCCGTTGTTGTTGCGTCCGGCCTTCTTGGACAGGGGCTCGAGAAGCGACTTCTCTGGTTTGGTGCAGGTGATCTCGGAAAAATCCGAGATCGTCTGCCAGCGCCTGCCCGCGCTGGTCGGCTTGAGGTGCTTTACAGCCATGCTGATCCCTTTCATCTCTATCCGCTGGCCCGCGCAAGCAGGGATTCGAGGCGAGGCCTCGGGTTTGCGCTGACACCGGATTACCACGGTACCGGGCGGCTCTACTTTTAGCCCGATACGATTCCGATGCGTGCCCCCGACGGGAGCACGCCGAACAAACGAGCCGACTCTTACGCTTGG
It encodes the following:
- the rplN gene encoding 50S ribosomal protein L14, with product MIQMQTMLNVADNSGARKVRCIKVLGGSKRRYAGVGDVVVAAVQEATPGATVKKKDVVKCVIVRTVKEVRRRDGSYIRFDDNAAVVINSDGSPVGTRIFGPVARELRDRKYMKIVSLAPETL
- the rpsQ gene encoding 30S ribosomal protein S17; its protein translation is MSDTRNQRKVRTGVVTSISGNKSIVVQIAEHKRHPKYGKMMTRTSKLHAHDEECAAAVGDSVRIMETRPLSKMKRWRLVEIVERAK
- the rpmC gene encoding 50S ribosomal protein L29; the protein is MKPAEIREFSDTQLAEKLKEGRAELFNLRFQMATSQLDNTARVKTVKKDIARVLTEQRARQIAAEKSAAAK
- the rplP gene encoding 50S ribosomal protein L16, which produces MLAPKRVLHRKVQRGSMKGQAKGNTQLYFGEFGIRALEAHWITNRQIEAARIAMTRYMKRGGRVYITIFPDKPVSKKPAETRMGKGKGNPEEWVAVVKPGRIMFEIAGVSEEVAREALRLAQHKLPIKTKIVTRADQENGEDK
- the rpsC gene encoding 30S ribosomal protein S3, which codes for MGQKVYPTGFRLGITENWRSRWFAEKDYAASIGNDLEIRRYLTKRLTRAAVSRVEIERAGDKVKIIILSGRPGIVIGKKGAEIDALRTELERVAGVSKGNLSIDVIEIRRPEIDAKLVAQSIAEQLEGRVAFRRAMRKAVQSASKAGAKGIRIQCSGRLGGSEMGRREWYREGRVPLHTLRAKIDYGTATAHTTMGSCGVKVWIFLGERMPGQPTPNPALEGPSRPSRSPRRRNSERRG
- the rplV gene encoding 50S ribosomal protein L22 translates to MPTKSTDTETREVRAVAKYVRVSAGKARLVIDLIRRKPVPEALDILRFCERAAAVDVEKVLRSAVANAENNNGMRADDLVIVSAYVDQGPTLKRIRPRAKGSASRILKRMSHITVVVAPRKEA
- the rpsS gene encoding 30S ribosomal protein S19, producing the protein MSRSLKKGPFVETRLLSRITAMNEAGKKEVVKTWSRASTIFPEMVGHTIAVHDGRKHVPVYITESMVGHKLGEFSPTRTFRSHKAK
- the rplB gene encoding 50S ribosomal protein L2; protein product: MAVKHLKPTSAGRRWQTISDFSEITCTKPEKSLLEPLSKKAGRNNNGRITVRHQGGGVKRRYRVIDFKRNKDGVPARVATIEYDPNRSARIALLHYRDGEKRYILAPKGLSVDDIVLSGTDVDIKPGNALPLSDIPVGTLIHAIEFRPGKGAAIARSAGTACQLMGKEGKYAILRMPSSEMRRVLATCRATIGEVGNADHSNIVIGKAGRKRHMNVRPTVRGTVMNPVDHPHGGGEGKNHTSGRPSVTPWGKPSKGYRTRKKKKVSNSLIIRRRKK